CTGTCTTCCTCCTCAATCCAGAGTTGTCAGGGGATCCAAGTGACGCCCCTCTTTAAATGTTTAAGTCGGTGGAATATTGCTGAATAGATGGAGCCTAAAAAGGAGAGTGTATTTTGGTGTGAttcgtccgggggggggggggggtttccttcgggaggggggaagggagggagggagggagagggaaagggggggggtgtatgcgtGTAGGgtggtggtttgtgtgtgtgtgtgtgtgtttatacatatgcgtgtgtgtgtgtgtgtgtgtttgtgcgtgcaaaTATAAgtttagataaacatacatacatacatatatatatatatatgtatatatatatatatatatatatatatatatatatatatatatatatatataaatatatatatatatatatacatatgttcatttatacttatatataaacataaatacatatgcatatatagatagatagatagatagatatacatatatatatatatatatatatatgtgtgtgtgtgtgtgtgtgtgtgtgtgtgtgtgtgtgtatgtgtgtgtgtgtgtgtgtgtctgtatatatatatatatatatatatatatatatatatatatatatatatatatatatatatatatatatacatatatacatatatacacacacacacacacacacacacacacacacatacatatatatatatatatatatatatatatatatatatatatatatatatatatatatatatatatatatatgtgtgtgtgtgtgtgtgtgtgtgtgtatatatatatatgtatatatatatatatatatatatatatatatatatatatatatatatatatatatatatatatatatatatatatatgtatatatgtacatatatatatatatatatacatatatatatatatatatatatatatatatatacatatatatatatatatacatatatatatatatatatatatatatatatatatatacatatatatatatatacatatatatatacacatatatacatatatatatatatatatatatatatatatgtatatatatatatatatatatatatatatatatatatatgtatatatatatatatatatgtacatatatacatatatatatatatatatatatatatacatatatatacacacacacacacacacacacacacatatatatatatatatatatatatatatatatatatatatatatatatatatatatgtatgtatgtatgtatgtatgtatgtatatgtatatgtatatatatctttatatgtctctAGCATGAACAGCATGAAAATAACATTTGCCCTTTTCATTCAGATATCAATAATTCAATAAAAGAAGTGCTTAGCCTCcctgtaccccccacccccaaccaaaaaaaatgaaaaaaaaaaataaaaacacaaaaacgcaGCAAAACAACAATTTACGACCAATAAAGCAAGAAATGTCATACCGGGGCAAGAAtacaccgcccccccccaaaaaaaaaaagaggggagggagggaggagggaattttCATCTGTCACTATCTAATTTGCATAATGACGCAAGGAGAAAGTTTTAATGGGATAATTCACACCCATTGCCAGGCAATATAAAAATGTTGGTGGGGAAGACTCGCCGAAATTCTCCGAAAGTCGAGTTCCTGCGCTccccgggggaaggaggaggggggagggggaaggaggggaagggggaaggaggaggaggggaagggggaaggaggaggggagaggagggggaggggtgagggggagaaggaaggaggaagggggaggaggttccCAAGTCGAGTTCCTGCGCCcccggggggaggaagagggaagggggggagggaggaggagggggggggaggggggagtgagggagggagggggaaggaggagggaggatggggagaagaggaggggtgggggaaggagcagggggagtaggagtgaggagggggaggagggagaggggaaaggaggagggggaggggggagtgggaagggggaaggaggagagggaagggggaaggaggagggggagaagaagggggaggaggagtgagggaggggggaggtcttaACCCGCATTTGTCCCATGGAgaaacttttcctttttcctttttccttttttttcgttcaatTCTTCGTGTCGATTTGTATtttcctcattcttattattgacttttatatatatatatcattggtgTTCTCATTACCACcttccatctttattattatcattatttctatcatcattattatcatttttatcactattattacatatttttatcactattattacatattcttatcactgttattatcatttttaccactatcattatcattttcgttatcagtatgttatcattgccattgtcatcatcatcatcattaacattaacattattattattattatcatcaccatcaacaggTACGATGTTTTCGCAATATTCATATTACAATAAATATTCAAATTTTAAACCCTTAAGAGGGACGCCTGAAAAGttaatgaatgaattgataaaagaatgaatgaatatatcagTTAATTAACAGGATAAAGATTATGTAAAaattattccctctctctgtctctctttcttcttctttttcttctctctctctctctctctctctctctctctctctttcttcttctttttcttatctctctctctctctctctttcttcttctttttcttatctctctctctctctctctctctctttttctatctttctatctatctatctatctatctgtgtatttatgtatctatctatctatctatttatctatctatctctctttctctttctctttctttttctctttctctttctctttctttctctctttctcattctttctctctctttctttctctctctctctttctctctttctctctctccctaatgataatgatgataataatattattataataataatccaacaacaacaacaacaacaatgaaatgacaattcaacaaaataaaaataataataataacaataacaataataacaataataacaataataacaataataacaataataacaataataacaataatgacaataataacaataataacaataataacaataataataataacaataataataatagcaataataacaacaataacaacaataataacaataataacaccaataaaatgATAACCCAACGAAATCAAACCAAAACAATAactcatcaaaaacaaaaacaaaaaaaattaccaaCAATCCACCTTTTTTCTCCCAGGCTTCCGGATAACTTGGAAGACGTGTCGAAGTATCCGCACCTGTTCGCCGAGCTCTTATCCGACCCGACGTGGACGATCGAGGACCTGAAGAAGTTGGCGGGTCAGAACCTGCTGCGGGTCATGCGGGAcgtggagaaggtgaggggatggggaggaggggagggggtgggaggatggagaggggaggggggggttgagggggaggggaaggggatggggtggaggggaaaggggagggaggggggatggggatgggagggtggggggaaaggggatggaaaggagaaggtaaggggatggaggaggggggagggaaggggggaggtggtctgttttttttcttttctttttttctatctattctacttctttttttcttctctctctctctctctctctctctctctctctctctctctctctctctctctctctctctctctctctctctctctctctctgcctccctccctccctccctccctccctccctctgtctgtctgtctgtctgtctgtctgtctgtctgtctgtctgtctgtctgtctgtctgtctgtctctctctctctctctctctctctctctctctctctcttccccctcccctctctctctctctccctctccctctccctctctctctccctctctctctccctctctctctctctctctctctctctctttctctctatgatagtaatactaaaattatgataataatgatgatgatgataataataatgataatgataatgacaataataatcgtaataataatgataatgataatgataacaacaataatgtaataacaataataaaaataattataacaccaataataataatgataaaaattagaaaacaacaattataacaataataacaacaactaaaccAAAACCCATTCCTCTACTCACAGGTCCGCCTCGAGATGAAGCAGCAGCGAGTGCCACCCTTCGAGCAGGAGGTGCCAACGTCACAGCTCGTGGGCCTCACTAACTGCTCGTACCAGTTCATAAAATCATCAGACGACTCTTAGTGATTGTGCTCATAgtcttgttgtttgttgttgtgtggaagagaggggagagtaggtcATGTGAGCttaggataggagaggaagagaaatgtgtAGATAAATGAggttaaaaaaagagaataagtttgttttgtttgttgtgtgagtttaggggacgaagaggaaggaaatgtgtAGATAAATGaggtaaaaaagagaataagtttgttttatttgttgtgtgagcttaggagacgaagagaagagaaatgtgtaaatgaattaaataaaaaagagactaaatttattatatttgttgtgtgAGCTTaggataggagaagaaaagaaaagaaatgtgtaGATAAATGaggtaaaaaagagaataagtttgttttatttgttgtgtgAGCTtaggaggcgaagaggaagagaaatgtgtAGATAAATGaggtaaaaaagagaataagtttGTTTTATTTGCTATGTGAACTATGAGAAAGGAAATgtgtaaataaattaaataaaaagagaccaaatttattatatttgttgtgtgAGCTtaggagacgaaagaagagaaatatgtaaataaattaaacagaaaaagagactaAATTTCTCTTATATGTTGTGTGAGTTTAAgagacgaaatgaaaagaaatttgtaaataaatggaaaaaaaagaccaGATTTATTTGTTGTGTGAACttaagagacgaaaagaaaagaaaaatgtaaataattgaaataaaaaacagagcaaattcattttatttgttatgtgaatttagatgaaatgaaaaataaaatgtatataaataaatacaaaaaaaaaaaaaaacagaccaaatCCATTTCATTTGTTAAGTGAGCTTAGgagacgaaataaaataaaaaaaaaaaagaatgtataaaaataaataaatataaaccagACCAGATCCATTTCATTTATGTGAATTTAGGAgtcgaaaaaaatgtatataaataaataaataaataaacagactaaATCAATTCCATTCGTTATGTGAGCTTAGGCCACgaaattaaaaccaaaaaaaaaaaaataataataaattagacCAAATCCTTTTCATAGTTTGTAACGTGAGGTTCGTAGGTTAAAAGATACAAGAAGCTTTGTGTAATGTGTTTGATAAAGAATGACTATCAttgatatagattagatataaatatatatatatatattaaaagaaatcGTTACGCACaatcatataattttatatgaatTTGTTTACCGTGGCTGCTGTCTATGCgtggtgtatgtgcgtgagaTGTTAGCTTCTATTACATTTTAGATACAGAGTGAATGTACTGAAATACGCTAGGAATTCAGAGATCACCACATGCTTGTTCTGTAGGGAGTAATTTAAGAATGACGTAacgttaataatgaaaaaataaaaaatgtcatAGTTATACCTGAGGGGCCACTTTACACGAAATACCAACTTTTTAGAAGGGATCATTAGGTGAAAATTTATGTCTGAAATTCTAgccttattattttttaagactGAGCTAggcggatgatgataataaatgaataaataaacatcaatatGAAGATTTAAAATATAGGACAAAATGGCCTAGATACACTGCTTTTCCACATAGGCTaacaatcccccacccccctttttttcttttgtgaatgtACAAGTCTgattatattagaaaaaaaaagaaaaaaaaaactttgtatgTGCACGGTGATTCATGAATGAGAAAGTACGATATAAAATGCATGACTACGATATCAGATATCAGACAGATTCTCTTTTTACAAATCTGAAAGTGATAACTGACTCTAAATAAAATCACTGAAAATATTTAGCAGGAAAATCCAAATATAAAGATTTAAATCAGTACTAAAATCATTTTTTTAAGCAAATTAAGTTTTAATAGTTTAATCTACAAATTTGATGTGCTCTTTTATAAACACGTTTAGGATTCTAGTTCACAGGGCAAActaaatcatttttgttgttcatATCGAATAATTAAGATGACTTATTATAATATACGATATTAAAAATGGTGTTTTTCATTATTCCTAAATAAAGATTATACCAAAAATCCCCTAATTACAAAGATGCACAAAGGACATTTTAGAAATGACAGAAAAATGAAATTGTTGCTGGTAAATATGCCACATCCATCACGTGATTGGCATGACAGAACACTGCCGTTACTCTTCAAATtaatttatatttgttatatcatTTACGACTGTTTTAGCTCTCCATTGAACATGAAAAAAGTAATggacatttttttctgaattgtGAATTTCCTCACAAAGTCAAGGATGTATAGAGAAACGTAAAGATCTTTTGAAATATGCTGTAATTTTTCTTTCTGGTTGGCATAGTGTTTgtacaaaataaagaatattgtTTCAAGTAAAAGAATCGGCTATTTTTGCCCTTATTCCATCCTGTATCGTTGGAATCTGTTCAAGAATAGacataaatatgaaataagaaagacacggaaaattaaaaaaaaaaaaaaaaaaaaaaaagatgtacatAGGAgctttggtagaaaaacccacaatgcacaaactagatttattatgttttttctaccatagtatcaacacggtagagtgtttttccattcatcataGGAGCTTTGTTTACGTTAACTTATATAAATCTTATAAAGGTGTACCAGTTTTCCGCAGCAAACTTttgaacacggacacacacacacacacacacacacacacacacacacacacacacacacacacacacacacaaaatacaattaatttgaaataaaaaaaaaaacaaaaaaaatatgatatcaatcacaatatatatatatattatttttggtatAAATGATAGAATAcccataaatataattaaatcaaaatcaaagAATTTCATATCCAGCTGAGAAGCGTGTGTCGAGGGGCTTTGCTGTCGAAAGAGGGCTTTGCTGTCGAGAGACGGCTTTGCTGTCGAGAGACGGCTTTGCTGTCGAGAGACGGCTTTGCTGTCGAGAGACGGCTTTGCTGTCGAGAGAAGGCTTTGCTGTCGAGAGACGGCTTTGCTGTCGAGAGACGGCTTTGCTGTCGAGAGACGGCTTTGCTGTTGAGAGAAGGCCTTATCGCCGAGAAAAAGGAGTTGTCGGGAGTTGGTTAAGAGTCCAGAGAAGGCTTTGGGAGTATGTTCCCGTTGCTCAGGAATTTCCAAGGACAGGCGACTCCTCCAGGGCTCTTTGATGGCACAGTACAAGCTTttactctttattcatttttttttcttctcttctcttctcttctcttctcttctcttctcttctcttctcttctcttctcttctcttctcttctcttctcttctcttctcttctcttctcttctcttctcttctcttctcttctcttctcttctgtttttgtgATGGAAATACTATTTGACTTGACATAATAACAAGGGATTTAAATTTATTAATTccatgagaaaaaaaaggaaagagcgagatcgaaaagatgagagagagaaagagaaagagagggagagaaaagagagagagagagagagagagggaaggagcgagagaaaaataaaaacaatagagagaagagaaggagtgagcgagagagagaaaagtataaataatagatagagagagaagaaagagaaggagagagcgagagagaaaaagtataaataatagatagatatagatacaaagagaggagaagagacacgACAGGAACAGAGATGTAAAGGTATTTTCACCAGCAAAATCGTGTTGGCTTTGTTCTACTCTGTTCTCACTGCTCCCACAAATCTATGAGGAAAATAACCGCTCATAACATGAATCGGAGATAACATAACATACAACAGCGCgtgagaaatcgaaaaaaaaaaaacattatacaaCTACAAGGTACCaaaatatatacgaaaaaaaaacattatacaaCTACAAGGTCCCAGAATATACCATACGCGTGAGTGGTGTGATACTACTGTAACTACGTACGACTGAAATAATGGGTAGTTATTCCCTTTAAATCACATATAACCTCTGCGAGCTTCAGAATCGATCTGGATTTCATTAGAAGCCCATTGtgtaatatattgataatttatATCGAAAGCTTTCATATCAGAATATCCTTTGTagcgaaaaaatgaaaaagaaaataataataagtctgCTACACGACAGCTCCCGAGAGTACCTTTAATACACTGTATTATACAAACTGAAGCAGCGAACGACGTTGTGCGACCATTTGCGTAACGTTTCCTGCCTTCTTGCGCAACATGATTCAAAAAGCATCGTCCAGCGTCTCATATTGTATAACACATCACTTTAAATAGACTTTTGGGAGCTAGCGTACACTGGGTATTCTTAAACGCTCATCTTTTGTACAACTTCAAGACACTTTCTTACAGTTTAGAACTATAATCCTATCTAAACAATATCTAAACTACTTACATCCTTTATGGGAAGTATCAAATTTGACAAGAATGCCCTCAAGCAACCCATCTTACAAAGGGTACAGTTTATTACTTGTATCAAGAGCATAAAACCTGCATAATGTTTTGGAACACAAAGGTCGCATAATGTCAGGAAAATTTATGTTCTAGAAAAATTTGATATGGGAAAATATAAGTTTCGAAAATATTTtgattcactatttttttttttttttcaaagtttcgAGATAGAAAGTATTTCAGGTTTTCGAATACATTAAactatattatttgtgtgtgtgtttatttgtgtgtgtgtgtgtgtgtgtgtgtgtgtgtgtgtgtgtgtgtgtgtgtgtgtgtgtgtgcgtgcatatatggaCTATTTTTAACGAGTATTTGCATGTAGCCGCTGCAGAATGAATACCGGTTTACTATTCATCAACAAATATATCTATTAAGATACACGatcatatgtgtgtctatacatatatgcatatattcttgtttctctttatatgcatacatgtgagtgtgtgtgtgcgtgcgcgtgtgtgtgtgtgtgtgtgtgtgtgtgtgtgtgtgtgtgtgtgtgtgtgtgtgtgtgtgtgtgtgtgtgtgcgcgcgcatatatatacacaaatgtatatgtatgtgtgtgtatgtacatatgaatgtgtatatatactatatatagaaagagatatttatatccttgtgtgtgtacatgtgcgtgcatatgtgtgtttacatttcaCTTAGAGAAAcgaatgtttgtgtatacatacacatgtgtagaCATTTATGCATCCATTTTCTTGGAACCCGaatagcaaaaagagaaaaatttcAGCGCACAAACCCACTGCCTCAAAAAAGCGTTCGGCATTTTTACATTGCTCGGGGCGCGCTATCGTTGTCTCCGCTAAAAGCCTAGTGCGTGCAGATACGTCGGACTGTCACTCAAAATCACATTCAACGCGGCCGTCCCACAATGAACACggtatttctccatctctcttattgtttttgttttttgtttgtttgttttttacatcGTCAGTGTTattttaaatgtatgtatttttttttttttttttttttttttttgtctgtgttattttaaatatattcatctttttctcttattgtttgttttctgtttttttatcgtcagtgttattttagatatatttatctttttctttctttttttgtcgtcaattttattttaaatatatttatatttttctctcttgtttttttttataattgtttttttaattatacatttttttaagcgggacgatagtgtgtgtgtgtgattttatttctattattatttctattatcattgttgtttttatatatatttttttaagtgggCCGATATTGTGTGGGtgtgatattatttctattattattattatcagtttttagtattattgttattttaaataTGCACTTTTAAGGGGGccgatattgtgtgtatgtgggattttacttttattattattattattagtttattatacACTTTTAAGGGGAgcgatattgtgtgtatgtgtgattttacttttattattatttttttatttatttttttttttttttatctctgtcaagGAGGTAATGTTTTTGGAAATGGTGGTTGGTTAGCTTGTTATctcgttagtttgttggttagcaggacaacT
This genomic stretch from Penaeus vannamei isolate JL-2024 chromosome 28, ASM4276789v1, whole genome shotgun sequence harbors:
- the LOC113830161 gene encoding dipeptidase 1-like; its protein translation is MGNHINHVRKIAGIKHVGIGADFDGVNKLPDNLEDVSKYPHLFAELLSDPTWTIEDLKKLAGQNLLRVMRDVEKVRLEMKQQRVPPFEQEVPTSQLVGLTNCSYQFIKSSDDS